The sequence ACTATTACacattattttcttttcatatcaGAAAATGGATATAAGATTAAAGACATGGATAATGGGTCTGACTATTCCTTTTCGGCCATGCTGAATGGtaagtgtaaacatgtgatgtacAGTACCTTAATGTAAAAGCAATGTTTGAAACAAACCCTGTATGTTGCATCATCTGACAAATATGCAAGAAAATCACACCAGAAAGCATCACAAACGCAATTAATTTAGGAAAAAGAACAATAGATTTATTTCAACAGGTACAATACAGACTATGTGATGGCAACATATTCTCATCCTTCCCAAAATATGATCCTTGATCTGCCAAATGGATGAATCAAAGCCATTACAATgcataatatctatttattctgcAAATGATTTCAAGGCCATTTCAACAGTGTTCAATTGATTTGAAGCCTGAACCTTATTGGCGTGTTCCATGTGGTCTGATCACAAGTGGACAACACTACAGTGCAGCACACACTGTGATGTTATCACACAGATCAATTTTGAAGGTGGTTTGGCCCCCTGTGACCGCATTCTTTGGGCAACGTGAACATGACAGCCAGCTTGTAATAACACACTTTTTAGACTTAATTTGTATAACACTAGGAAAGCTTTTAATTCAGCCAGCTGCTGTCTGAAAACTCACAATAAGTAACATTTGAGAGCCAGTCCAATTTAAGCAGAACACAAAAAGAACCAAGAAAAACCGAAACAGAGAGCAATCTGGGTTGGTTTTTTATGTACAGAAACAGACGTGACAAGGCCACGATTTGAAAATACTGTACAGCAGAGTCATTTAAACCCCAACAGGGGCAAGATGTAAATCGTCATCTGCTGTTTGTACCAAGGCTAGCCGATTCTGTTGATAAAAGAGGAAAAGGTGACATGTGGGGCTGCATGATTAAATCACTCCTCCCGTCTGCTGTTGGAAGACATCAATTGTGTCTTCGTCTTCCATTTCCAGCTGTTAGAAGACACAAAAATAATCAGAACTTTGCAATTATATATGCAATAACAAAAGCTGGAGTTAACAATTAATGATACTACAAAAAGTGGCACAAATATGACCATTTGAGCTTGCAAATAGTCACATTTTTCCATCAGGATCTGTTGAAGTGAAGGCAGCAGCCTTCAAACTGATGCCTATGGGTTTAATTTCATGGGTGACTAAGTagaaaatattcacattagAGATGCTGAAATCTGAGGCTATTTAAATAGTTAAACCAAAAAACGATTGATCGATTACCAAAGTAGTTGTTAATTAATTGGGTAATCGATTAACAATCAATTAATCGattcattgttgcagctctattaAAAAGTTGagtaaaagtacaaatactGCCTGTACcataattaaaatttgtaatgttGTGATGAGCATAACATGTCGTAAAGACTTTCTCAGTAAAGCATGCCCATGAAGAGACGTGGCAAAGAATGCATGAAATGAACGGAACAACCCTTGACTGAGACATGACACAAACGCTGCAATGGATaagtgacatagaaaatggatggatggatggctaatCACTTGGACATGACACACATCACGGTGCACTGTATTATATCACTTACCTGCGATGGTGTGTCTGATTCATTTATTGGCTGTCCATCAAATCTGAACCGGATTTGCCTCATGGACAATCCCTGGAAGGACACATACACAGTTATCAGACTTTTGCATAAGGAAAATAATGATAAGCTCTAACATCAAGCAGTTTGGATAATGATTTCCAAATGAAACGCCACCGTTTCCCACTCAACAGATAGAAAACCATTACTCAAGGAAACAACAAACCTGATTTACAggattttgtgttattatttacaggacacacaaaatgatgaaataacaTTCAGTGTTTGAAAAAACGAAATTGTACAAATGGAAACAGTCATAGTTCTTATTTGTATTGATGTAATCAGCAGTTTAGTAGTAGGGAAAATGCAAACGTTGAATGGTCTAGTTGGCAGTCTAGTTCGACCAGTGATGCATGAACGGTCACTGAAAAAACAGCCAATGAGAAACTGAGAGGAGTACTATGCACTGACAGGGTGAAGGAAACCATGGAAGATTTTATCATAAGCTTTTTACAGGAagtttccaacaaaaaaaaacaatatctagTCATCCCAATGCTCACATTACTGGTATAATACTAGCAACATTTGATTCGTAATTCAGCTATTCCTACttcaattgtgttatttttacaaTAGCGCCCCTACATTTACTGTTATGATTACCTGTCTCTCGCAGTAGGCCCTCATGAGTTTGACGAGTGTTGTGTGTCTTTTAATCTTGAATTGCACAACAGATCCATCCTGGCCTGCTACCTTCAGGTTGATGTGTTCACTACATTCAGTCTTTACTGCCTCCTGTATGAAAGGCACAGAAAAAACACATAACACTGTCAACACAAGCATGCAGGGAACTTAAATCAAGTTGCTCACAGATGCCGTTGTTGTACCATATCTTCAGTACCCATTCTCAGCATTTAAAGCGATGGTTGAGATTATTTGacatattatcagtttctcaatagggGGCGCAAACCCCCTCAGAGGGGGCTTGATAGAATCAAATTGGGAACCTCTGCTTTAactcagggcggcacggtggacgagtggttagcgcgcagacctcacagctaggagaccagggttcaattccaccctcggacatctctgtgtggagttctccccgtgcatgcgtgggttttctccgggtactccggtttcctcccacattccaaaaacatgctaggttaattggtgactccaaattgtccataggtatgaatgtgagtgtgaatggttgtttgtctatatgtgccctgtgattggctggcgaccagtcccgggtgtaccccgcctctcgcccaaagacagctgggataggctccagcaccccccgcgaccctcgtgaggaaaaaaatgaatgaatgaatgctttaacTCAAGTTGCTCACAGATGCTGTTGTTATCCATTCTttgcatttaatattttgtaacaGCTGTTTAATATATTCAAGTTAGACGCGTGGCACAGTACTCagtgaaataatatatatacaattgaAAAGCTTGTGTAAACAAAATCATGCGTATACTTATCTCAATGGAAACGTTGACATACATTACAGGCACAAAGTGACTGATATTGCATTATTAACGACACGCACATTCAAAATCCACAAGAGTGCCGTGTGTCGAATGTGAAATAGAGTATTTATAGAGCATTTGAGCCCACAAGTGAAAGGATGGTCCGACTGCAGTGGTATCATCGGTGAAAGGAGACATACACTGAGGGTGACACCAGCTGGTTGGCTGCGTGTGCTCATGCAGAAAAGGCAAGCTGCTGCGCGCCCGTCAATGCGCGTTCACAAGCCTTCCGGTCTAGCAAAGTAGGAGTAGTAGTTGTAGCTTGCAACTTGGAAAATATTACACAAGAGTCTGTTAAAATATACGTTTTATATCAGCTTaaacggcacgttttttacggAATACGCTCGTATTTAAACGCTGTGCTGTGTCACTCACCTTAGGTTTTTCATCAGCCATGGTCACTCTTTTGGCGCTTCTCTACGCTTGCCACACAAAGAATACGTGTGCGCGCACGTGCTCGTTCCCGCTAAAAGTTTCCAAACCCGACGTGCGCGGTCACGCGACGGTGCGCGCACGGTGCAGCAGGCTTCAATTGGCTACAAGCAGTCACGAGGGCGGAAACCAGTCGGGGTATGGGCGGGAGAAAATGGATGCGCGTTACAGAGGCATCGAGGCACCACGTGAACGCGCATGTCGttgttttccattttgttgGCTTCGAAGATTACAATAACTGTATCACAACAAAACTTACACATAAAACCGACTACTAACTTTCAATAGTGATACATTTAGATTTTCCCACTGTTAACCCCATAAGACGATctaattttcttcattttgtagCCCACATTGCCTTGAAATCCTGTACTCCGAACAGAAAATAAAACGTCCCTGAGCACGAATGAGCAGTCAAAAAGCAGGACAAATACTACAATTGCAGTTTATTACTtcaatttacaacaaaaaagggCCCCATTTCCCTTAGGCATGACCTGTACCGATTATCTGTTGGTACTTTTGTCATTTAATGTCTTAAAAggtaaaatgtagtaaaaacaaGAAGGCTGTAGATGGAAAAAACAGGCAAGAGAATGGGCAGCTCGATCGTGACGTCATGAGCCCGCATCGCGGGGGCCTATCACTGAATGGCTGGCGGGCTGAGACTTTCATGGCGTGACGGCTGTATCCACTTTATTccgtattttcatattttattgtattgtggtGATATCATTCCCTGATGGAGGAGATCGACGTAGACCCAACAATTACCGTAAGTGACGCCTTTTGCTAAGTTTCCTCTCATTATGGTCGCCGACAAGCAAGATGTGTCTCCACTCAATGGCATCACACAACAAAGTAGATATagcatgttatttaaaaaaaaaaagaaacaagtcGACGCTACAttgatttaaatataaaattgttTACATGTCAGTGTATCAGACAAATACTTGTGTTATGTTAAAGGTGGAAATTGTGGAATGTGTAATCACTTACTGTACTTAGCGTAGCAATGTTACGAAAATTTGATAAAGCATGACttgaatttttatttcatacCTCATTCACTTCTCTCCCCCAAGTATTAAAGAAGTTAGAGCAGATTTTATATGGGAAAATAGTGTCCTTGGTCCCCATTTTTCGCCCCGTGCTAACCACAATGCAAACATGACATTCCGggcaaaaaaccccaaaacgaCCAATTCAATTTAAATGACATTTCGTCTGCATATTGATATTAAAGTAAACTAATCTACCATCTACGGTTTATATGGTTCATGTAGCTCTGGTTCATAAACGTGGAAGGCTTTAAGTTGTACTAAATTTTCCAAGCACGAATTGACTCAATGGTccaaactaactaactaaaataTACATACGGTATGAAATGGAAGATGAAGAAGTAATCCAGCTAACAAACATgtatacaaatgaaaatacactcgatatcatatgaaaaaaatgcacttttaatgGACTCACTGTCAGATGTTTTCATTGCCAACATTGCTACTTAATGGTGTAGGATTTTGTTATGACCTTTCTTGCTGTTTTTCCATACAGAATATTCCCGCAGTCAGTCATGAAAAACATCTGGGTTATGCTTGGGGTCCAGGAGATATCCTTGTGTATGAGACCCTTTATAAACCTTCAGGTGCGTATGCGTGTGGCTAATAACACGTGGCAGCCTACATGTTTGTATCCGGTGTTTATCTCCAATCGGCTTGTGCTTAGGTACCTCAGGGTCGTGTACCTCCTTCATTCATGAGGTCAGGAAAGACGAGGACATCTATTCCCCCATTTTACGCAAACTCTTCAACGAGTCGCACTACATCTTTGTTGGCCTCCAGACCATTCAAGAAGACATACCCAACAAGAACAAGAAACCCCAGTAAGTTACTGTTTGATCAGTCCAAAGTCATTTGAACTTTTCATAACATTGCTTAACAATTTTTTCTTTAACCCCTTAGTTTTGTCAGCATTAGTAAAAACTATCGATCTATAATACGGGCCTCTATTGAAGAGCTTCAGCAAATTGCAGGTCAGTATTTTGTTCAACACATCTACAATTCATTTTTGATGTGAGGATATCAGAGGTAATCGTAGTTATTTGTTATATTCTTCCGTTAGTTAATACTGAAGACTCAGCGGCGGGCATGCAGTATGGAAACCAGGTTTGTATTAACATTACATTCTGAACAGTTTTATCGGAACCGAGTGCACACTATTTAGAGGTAACCATACCTGTTCTATTTTGACAGGTGTCAATCCTTTTGGCTATAGAACTGATCTGGAATCTTTGCGAAGTGCTCTTCATTGATGCAGCTCCCGGTTGGTTCCtgtttgtattcattatttatttatattatttatatttatattttctttgtttgtaaaaaaacaaaaaacaatgtaatgaTTGCAAAACATCATATCACAATTTTGTGACCAAAATTACCACCGTTGTCATGATTATCACAGTATTGTTGAATATGCTGAAAATGTTCCACACACTGAAGTCTAACCAggttgtattaaaaaaaatatatatatatatactagccATTTTGGACAGCAAGCGCTATGGTGTACATTAGAGTTTGTGCTTTGGgacaaatacacaacataacTAATAGCTGTTTTTTCAGGAAATAAGCAGTGTCTGTGAATTCATCCAAGTATGGTTATCAGTCACGATTTTCTGATAATGTTAATTTCAAATGGTAATTAAGAATGGGGAGTTCTACTGCGGTTAATTGCAACATCCCTAGTTTGCAATGAAACCTTTGTCTTTGTTCGTAGCGGGCTCCCTGTTGCTCCACCTGCTGGATTGGGTAAGGCTGCATAAGGCCGACGTGGATGAGAAGGCAAGACACGTGCTGCAAAGCGAGAGCCCTGCTGAGCACCGTGACTACTGGGATGTGGTAGGTGAATCACATCATCAGGTGCACACATTATACAGGCAGTTGGGCTAATGACAGTATTTACTGTGCAGGTTGTGAGCTATGTGCTGCAGGGTCGCTTGGAAGAAGTCCGTCATTTGCTGGTGAAACAGGCCACCCACCAGCCTGCTGCCAGGGATATGTTCAAGCTGATGGACAACCTACTGAGCAAGATGCCCTTCTACAATGTAAGATCATTGTCTGCACTTTTTGTgggtttcttttattttttttccttttaaggtGTAAATAATTATACAgaccaaggaaatacagttggaataggtgcagattcttgaaGCTCTAGAtggctttctgtgcgggttatcgtttgtggctgctctataggagtccacaactcaatacaaagggcagaaaaattagcataataggtcccctttaatggcTTGTGCCAACAATTcagctttttattattacattac comes from Doryrhamphus excisus isolate RoL2022-K1 chromosome 15, RoL_Dexc_1.0, whole genome shotgun sequence and encodes:
- the LOC131103525 gene encoding small ubiquitin-related modifier 2-like, with the protein product MADEKPKEAVKTECSEHINLKVAGQDGSVVQFKIKRHTTLVKLMRAYCERQGLSMRQIRFRFDGQPINESDTPSQLEMEDEDTIDVFQQQTGGVI